Proteins found in one Triticum urartu cultivar G1812 chromosome 4, Tu2.1, whole genome shotgun sequence genomic segment:
- the LOC125554427 gene encoding stearoyl-[acyl-carrier-protein] 9-desaturase 5, chloroplastic-like yields the protein MHLMASLLSRGASQAPLWSSCPRSKITVMAMASTAKDGVPGKAFSPRKAPHRDRVAHSLPPEKREIFDSLNSWAEDNILVLLKPVERSWQPQDYLPDPSSDRFYDEVKELRERAEEIPDEYLVCLVGDMVTEEALPTYQKMLNILDGGVRDETGSSPTSWAVWTRAWTAEENRHGDLMNKYIYLTGRADMRQVEKTIQYLVGAGMDPKTEANPYEFFIYTSFQERATFISHGNTARHARKYGDQKLAQICGTIAADERRHELAYTKIVEKLFEVDPDYTVLAFASIMKKITMPAHLMYDGQEDNLFEHFSAVAQRLGVYTAMDYADILEFLVQRWNVAGLTGLSGEGRRAQDYLCSLGPRFRKLVERAQGSGKQLPVVPFSWIYGRQVQL from the exons ATGCATCTGATGGCATCCCTGCTTTCCCGCGGCGCCTCCCAAGCACCTTTGTGGTCTTCTTGCCCGAGGAGCAAAATCACGGTGATGGCCATGGCTTCCACGGCCAA ggatggagttcccgGAAAGGCCTTCAGTCCTCGCAAGGCGCCTCACAGAGACCGAGTCGCCCACTCATTGCCACCTGAAAAGAGAGAGATTTTTGATTCGCTTAACAGTTGGGCAGAGGACAACATTCTGGTGCTCTTGAAGCCGGTTGAAAGATCCTGGCAGCCACAGGACTACCTGCCAGACCCTTCCTCGGATAGATTTTATGATGAAGTCAAGGAGCTGAGGGAGCGAGCCGAGGAGATCCCCGATGAATACTTGGTATGTCTGGTTGGAGACATGGTCACTGAGGAAGCACTCCCTACCTATCAGAAAATGCTCAATATCCTTGATGGTGGTGTCCGCGACGAGACTGGCagcagcccaaccagctgggctgTCTGGACGAGGGCATGGACGGCCGAGGAGAACCGACACGGCGATCTCATGAACAAGTATATTTATCTCACTGGGAGAGCTGATATGAGGCAGGTGGAGAAGACCATACAGTATTTGGTTGGTGCTGGAATG GATCCAAAAACCGAGGCCAATCCCTATGAGTTTTTCATTTACACGTCTTTCCAAGAGAGGGCAACCTTCATATCTCACGGCAACACTGCAAGGCACGCCAGGAAGTACGGGGACCAAAAGCTGGCCCAGATATGTGGCACCATCGCGGCCGACGAAAGGCGCCATGAGCTTGCCTATACCAAGATAGTGGAGAAGCTCTTCGAGGTCGATCCCGACTACACGGTCCTGGCCTTCGCCAGCATTATGAAGAAGATCACGATGCCCGCCCACCTGATGTATGATGGGCAGGAGGACAACCTGTTTGAGCACTTCAGCGCGGTGGCACAGCGGCTTGGCGTCTACACCGCCATGGACTATGCCGACATCCTCGAGTTCCTGGTCCAGAGGTGGAACGTCGCCGGCCTCACTGGGTTGTCCGGGGAAGGGCGGCGCGCTCAGGATTACCTCTGTTCCCTAGGACCAAGGTTTAGGAAGCTGGTGGAGCGAGCTCAGGGGAGCGGGAAGCAGTTGCCGGTTGTTCCTTTCAGCTGGATCTATGGCCGGCAAGTGCAGCTTTGA